The following DNA comes from Streptomyces sp. Ag109_O5-10.
TGGACAGATGGTGTAGTTGTAGTGCCGAGGACAAGCCGTTCGTCCTATAACCGACTCGACTCGCGTCCGCCATTTCGGGCAACGCGGGTCAAGGTGCAGAATTTAGAGGAAAGAACCGAGAAGGTTCGGTTCTCCCGAGGAGGCCGCTCATGACCGCTCGCACCCCTGATGCCGAGCCGCTGCTGACCCCCGCCGAGGTCGCCACGATGTTCCGCGTCGACCCCAAGACGGTCACGCGGTGGGCGAAGGCCGGCAAGCTCACGTCGATCCGCACGCTCGGCGGACACCGCCGCTACCGCGAGGCTGAGGTGCGCGCCCTGCTGGCGGGCATCCCGCAGCAGCGCAGTGAAGCCTGATCCAACTGAATAGCGGGCAAACCGACCGGTCCCCCAACTGGCCGAGGTGCCCCGAACCCTAGCTACAAGCGACGCGGGACCTGCCCCAACAGGGCCCACGCCCAGGCCGACAAGAACTTTCAGGCAAGCGACACAGGGTGCGTCGTAGATCGCGCTGGACTCCGCCGGGTCCAGCGCGATCTTTTTTGTGCGTCCATGGCGTCTTCGGAGACCCTGGCCGGCGCCTCTGTGAGCAGCCTTGTCTGAGTCTGGGGATCGCTGTCGGATCCACTGTGCGGGCACCGGAGGGGGCTCGGGGCGCGGCCCGGTACGGGGCTCCCAGGGTGGTGCAATTGCACATATTAAATTGACCAGTTGTAGGAAGGGGGTAAGTACCGCCGTTTCGGAAACTCATGCGGTGACACCCGTCACATACCGCACGGGTTGTTTGTACTGTCCCGGGTGCGCTAGAGGAGCCTCGCGCCCCACCGGCCCTTGGGGGAACGGCGGTTGGGCCCACCGTCACGGGCTGACGGGGGCCTGGTCCTCCGTGGCGTCCTCGGGGGGCTCCGCGGCGTGCGGGGCGGAGTCCATGGCCAGCCGCAGCAGCTGGTGGCAGACCGCGCAGTGGCGGGTCAGATGCCGGTACGACGAGGCGGCCGCCAGGTGGGCCCTCAGCAACGCCCGCGTCTCGTGCCGCACCGAAGCCGCCATACGCCACCTCCAGAAGGGCGCCGACAACAACCAAGCCCTCCCTCCTGGGTAGCCACCGAATGTGACGCCGTCAAGGGCACCGACCGCTCCCCCCACGCGTTCCAAGCCGACCACATGCGACCGATCCGGCCCACTTTCAGACCGTCGATCTCCGATACGGCCCCCTTCCTGTCCGCTCACTTCAGCGGCACCCCCTCAGCTGCCCCGCCCTCACCTTCCCCTTCCCCTGCCGCCTGCGCCGCCCGGCCCGGCCGCCGCGCCCCCTCCCCGACCGACCCTGACCTCCCGCCGTGGCGGCGGAAGGGGGCGCGACCGGTGCCTTTCTTTCTTCCGTGGCCGGAGAGGGGGGAGGGGCCGGTGCTCGTCTTTCCGCTGCGGTGGGAATGGGGGTGCGGTGGATGCCTGTCTTTCCGCCGCGACGGCGCTTGGCCGCGACGGCGG
Coding sequences within:
- the bldC gene encoding developmental transcriptional regulator BldC, translated to MTARTPDAEPLLTPAEVATMFRVDPKTVTRWAKAGKLTSIRTLGGHRRYREAEVRALLAGIPQQRSEA
- a CDS encoding DUF6274 family protein; the encoded protein is MAASVRHETRALLRAHLAAASSYRHLTRHCAVCHQLLRLAMDSAPHAAEPPEDATEDQAPVSP